The Streptomyces kanamyceticus genome window below encodes:
- a CDS encoding GNAT family N-acetyltransferase encodes MSCDAETEQAIVIRARRDADLDEAATALVAVHAADSYPVEGVDDPRGWLSPKGLIQAWVAEADSRIVGHVAISQAQAEEAVSLYREQAHTEAQVGVLARLFVMPQARKRAVGERLVRAAVEYAHTNDLRLVLDVMTKDKAAIRLYERMGWQSIGDASHAYGEGQQMRAVCYVSPAE; translated from the coding sequence GTGTCCTGTGACGCCGAAACCGAACAGGCCATAGTCATTCGCGCCCGCAGAGACGCAGATCTCGACGAGGCCGCAACAGCGCTGGTAGCGGTTCACGCCGCTGATAGTTATCCCGTCGAAGGTGTCGATGATCCACGGGGATGGCTGAGTCCAAAAGGCTTGATCCAAGCATGGGTAGCAGAGGCAGACAGTCGGATAGTCGGCCATGTCGCAATTAGCCAGGCGCAGGCCGAGGAAGCCGTCTCCCTCTACAGGGAGCAGGCTCATACCGAAGCTCAAGTTGGTGTACTCGCCCGACTTTTTGTAATGCCCCAGGCGCGAAAGAGAGCAGTTGGTGAACGCCTCGTTCGTGCTGCTGTCGAGTACGCGCACACCAATGATCTCCGGTTGGTCCTTGACGTAATGACCAAGGACAAGGCCGCCATCCGACTCTACGAACGGATGGGATGGCAGAGCATCGGAGACGCATCGCACGCCTACGGCGAGGGGCAGCAGATGCGCGCTGTTTGCTACGTCTCGCCAGCCGAGTGA
- a CDS encoding HD domain-containing protein: MPTALDTPQGAVELAESLLPSLGNRWLHTQAVAARAREVATAVPEQERGLLVAAAWLHDIGYAPELRETGFHPLDGARHLEGLGAPLRLVQLVAHHSGAVYEAEQRGLSAELAKYEREDSPLLDALICADMTTGPAGQSFDFDRRIDEILVRYEPGSAVHTAISKARPYLGAAVERTCTRLGK; encoded by the coding sequence ATGCCTACCGCACTGGACACGCCCCAGGGGGCGGTTGAGCTGGCTGAGTCCCTGTTGCCCTCGCTTGGAAACCGCTGGTTGCATACGCAGGCTGTTGCGGCCCGTGCGCGCGAGGTGGCGACGGCTGTGCCAGAGCAAGAACGGGGCCTCCTTGTTGCCGCCGCCTGGCTGCATGACATTGGGTACGCCCCGGAGCTTCGCGAGACCGGGTTCCACCCCCTCGACGGTGCTCGGCATTTGGAAGGGCTCGGCGCTCCTTTGCGGCTCGTACAGCTGGTCGCCCACCACTCTGGCGCCGTGTATGAGGCCGAACAGCGGGGACTTTCAGCTGAGTTGGCCAAGTACGAGCGGGAAGACTCACCGCTCCTCGACGCGCTGATTTGCGCTGACATGACGACTGGTCCCGCCGGGCAGTCCTTCGACTTCGACCGCCGGATTGACGAGATCCTCGTCCGGTACGAGCCGGGCAGCGCAGTGCACACCGCGATCAGCAAGGCGCGCCCGTATCTCGGGGCTGCTGTTGAGCGCACGTGCACCCGCCTCGGTAAGTGA
- the mtrA gene encoding two-component system response regulator MtrA, with amino-acid sequence MMSGMKGRVLVVDDDTALAEMLGIVLRGEGFEPSFVADGDKALAAFREAKPDLVLLDLMLPGRDGIEVCRLIRAESGVPIVMLTAKSDTVDVVVGLESGADDYIVKPFKPKELVARIRARLRRSEEPAPEQLAIGDLVIDVAGHSVKRDGQSIALTPLEFDLLVALARKPWQVFTREVLLEQVWGYRHAADTRLVNVHVQRLRSKVERDPERPEIVVTVRGVGYKAGPS; translated from the coding sequence ATGATGTCAGGCATGAAGGGACGAGTCCTTGTCGTCGACGACGACACCGCACTGGCCGAGATGCTCGGGATTGTGCTGCGTGGTGAAGGTTTTGAGCCGTCGTTCGTAGCTGATGGCGACAAGGCGCTGGCTGCTTTCCGGGAGGCCAAGCCGGATCTTGTGCTGCTCGACTTGATGCTTCCCGGTCGGGACGGCATCGAGGTGTGCCGCCTGATCAGGGCGGAGTCCGGGGTGCCGATCGTGATGCTCACGGCCAAGAGCGACACCGTGGACGTGGTGGTCGGTCTGGAGTCGGGGGCGGATGACTACATCGTCAAGCCGTTCAAGCCGAAGGAGCTCGTGGCCCGGATCCGGGCCAGGCTGCGGAGGTCGGAGGAGCCCGCGCCGGAGCAGCTGGCCATCGGTGACCTGGTCATCGACGTGGCGGGGCACTCCGTGAAGCGGGACGGGCAGTCGATCGCGCTGACGCCGCTGGAGTTCGACCTCCTGGTCGCGCTGGCCCGCAAGCCGTGGCAGGTGTTCACGCGTGAGGTGCTCCTTGAGCAGGTCTGGGGCTATCGGCACGCGGCGGACACCCGCCTGGTGAACGTGCACGTCCAGCGGTTGCGCTCGAAGGTCGAGCGGGACCCTGAGCGGCCGGAGATCGTGGTGACCGTCCGTGGCGTCGGTTACAAGGCCGGACCGAGCTGA